Proteins from one Mycobacterium sp. HUMS_12744610 genomic window:
- a CDS encoding zinc-binding alcohol dehydrogenase family protein → MPSTATASTMRAWRVRRPGPMASGPLEQVSTEVPRPAPAELLVAVKACGVCRTDLHVTEGDLPVHRDRVIPGHEVVGEVVQVGSAAGDGFRVGDRVGIAWLRHTCGACKYCRRGNENLCPESRYTGWDADGGYAEFATVPAAFAHHLPSGYSDSELAPLLCAGIIGYRSLLRAELPPGGRLGLYGFGGSAHITAQVALAQGAEVHVMTRGADARELALQLGAASAQGAADAPPVPLDAAILFAPVGDLVLPALEALDRGGTLAVAGIHLSDIPVLNYQRHLFQERQVRSVTSNTRADARAFLDFAAHHHIEVTTPEYRLDQADQALSDLSAGRIAGAAVLLV, encoded by the coding sequence ATGCCCTCAACAGCCACGGCCTCAACTATGCGCGCCTGGCGCGTGCGCCGGCCCGGCCCGATGGCCTCCGGCCCGCTCGAGCAAGTCAGCACCGAGGTGCCACGGCCGGCGCCGGCGGAGTTGCTGGTCGCCGTCAAGGCCTGCGGCGTCTGCCGCACCGATCTGCACGTCACCGAAGGCGACCTCCCCGTCCACCGCGACCGGGTGATTCCCGGGCACGAGGTGGTCGGGGAGGTCGTTCAAGTGGGCTCGGCGGCCGGTGACGGCTTCCGGGTGGGCGACCGGGTGGGCATAGCGTGGCTGCGCCACACGTGCGGCGCGTGCAAGTACTGCCGTCGCGGCAACGAGAACCTGTGCCCCGAGTCGCGCTACACCGGCTGGGACGCCGACGGCGGATACGCCGAATTCGCCACCGTCCCGGCCGCTTTCGCGCACCATCTACCGAGCGGATACAGCGACAGCGAGCTCGCGCCGTTGTTGTGCGCCGGGATCATCGGATACCGCTCCCTGCTGCGGGCCGAGCTGCCGCCGGGGGGACGGCTGGGTCTGTATGGGTTCGGCGGCAGCGCGCACATCACCGCGCAGGTCGCCCTGGCCCAAGGCGCCGAGGTGCACGTGATGACCCGCGGGGCCGACGCGCGGGAACTGGCGCTGCAGCTGGGCGCCGCCTCGGCTCAAGGCGCCGCCGATGCACCGCCCGTGCCGCTGGACGCCGCGATCCTGTTCGCCCCGGTCGGTGATCTGGTGCTACCCGCACTGGAGGCGCTGGACCGTGGCGGCACTTTGGCGGTCGCGGGCATCCACCTGTCCGACATCCCGGTGCTGAACTACCAGCGCCATCTGTTTCAGGAGCGCCAAGTCCGGTCGGTCACGTCGAACACCCGCGCCGACGCGCGTGCCTTCCTGGATTTCGCGGCGCACCACCACATCGAGGTGACCACGCCCGAATACCGGCTGGACCAGGCCGACCAGGCGTTGAGCGATCTCAGTGCGGGCCGCATCGCCGGCGCGGCGGTGCTGCTGGTGTAG
- a CDS encoding alanine and proline-rich secreted protein Apa has protein sequence MDREDLNPTRRRGLWATLAIMAVTSVSAVGIALPATSKADPEPAPPAPATTAAPAPGAPNAAPPPADPNAPPPPPADPNAPPPPPADPNAPPPPPPPDLPRITNAVGGFSFLLPPGWVESDASHLDYGSAMLSKTTGEPPMPGQAPPVANDTRIVLGRLDQKLYASAEPDNAKAAVRLGSDMGEFYMPYPGTRINQESTPLNGNGLTGSASYYEVKFNDTAKPNGQIWTGVVGTPAANGGAPQRWFVVWLGTSNDPVDRGAAKALAESIQPWAPQPAAPGASAPAPGQAPAPGQAPGPAPASPAPAPAAPAPAPEVPTPVPAPAQAPAGQVSPTPAPAPRPTMRT, from the coding sequence ATGGATCGGGAGGACCTCAACCCAACGCGCCGCAGGGGACTGTGGGCCACGCTGGCGATCATGGCCGTGACCAGTGTCAGCGCGGTCGGTATCGCATTGCCGGCGACGTCGAAGGCCGATCCGGAGCCCGCGCCCCCGGCACCGGCGACCACCGCCGCGCCCGCCCCGGGTGCCCCGAATGCGGCCCCTCCGCCGGCCGACCCCAATGCGCCGCCCCCGCCGCCGGCCGACCCCAACGCGCCGCCCCCGCCGCCAGCCGACCCTAACGCGCCGCCGCCACCGCCGCCACCGGACCTGCCCCGGATCACCAACGCCGTCGGCGGGTTCAGCTTCCTGCTGCCCCCGGGGTGGGTCGAATCGGACGCTTCGCACCTCGACTACGGCTCGGCCATGCTGAGCAAGACCACCGGAGAGCCGCCGATGCCGGGCCAGGCGCCGCCCGTCGCCAACGACACCCGGATCGTCCTGGGCCGGCTGGACCAGAAGCTCTACGCCAGCGCCGAACCCGACAACGCCAAGGCCGCGGTCCGACTCGGCTCGGACATGGGTGAGTTCTACATGCCCTACCCCGGCACCCGCATCAACCAGGAATCTACCCCGCTCAACGGCAACGGACTCACGGGAAGCGCGTCGTACTACGAGGTCAAGTTCAACGACACGGCCAAGCCGAACGGCCAGATCTGGACCGGCGTCGTCGGCACGCCCGCCGCCAACGGCGGAGCACCCCAGCGCTGGTTCGTGGTGTGGCTCGGCACGTCCAACGACCCGGTGGACAGGGGCGCCGCCAAGGCGCTGGCTGAGTCGATCCAGCCCTGGGCGCCTCAGCCGGCGGCCCCGGGCGCGTCGGCGCCCGCCCCGGGTCAGGCGCCCGCCCCCGGTCAAGCGCCCGGACCGGCCCCGGCATCTCCGGCGCCCGCCCCGGCAGCCCCCGCGCCGGCGCCAGAGGTCCCGACTCCCGTCCCCGCCCCGGCCCAGGCGCCCGCTGGACAGGTCAGCCCGACGCCCGCACCAGCACCGCGGCCGACGATGCGCACCTGA
- a CDS encoding CPBP family intramembrane glutamic endopeptidase, with translation MHDFTAGAGAHPLLTQLAALQRFRVHLDVAVVVAVLVFTNLVAHFTTPWASIATVPAAAVGLVALVRSRGLDWAELGLGREHWKTGLGYALAAVAVVAAVIAVGVLLPATRPMFMNHRYATMSGALVASMIIIPLQTVIPEELAFRGVLHGALNRAWGFRGVALAGSLLFGLWHVATSLGLTSTNVGFTRAFGGGIIGMLAGVGLAVAATGAAGFVFSWLRRRSGSLIAPIALHWSLNGLGALAAALVWHLST, from the coding sequence ATGCATGACTTCACCGCCGGCGCGGGGGCGCACCCGCTGTTGACCCAGCTTGCGGCGCTGCAACGCTTCAGGGTTCATCTCGACGTCGCCGTCGTCGTCGCGGTGCTGGTGTTCACCAACCTGGTCGCCCACTTCACCACGCCGTGGGCCAGCATCGCGACCGTCCCGGCGGCCGCCGTCGGGCTGGTCGCGTTGGTGCGATCGCGGGGACTGGACTGGGCCGAGCTGGGTCTGGGTCGCGAGCACTGGAAAACCGGGCTCGGTTACGCGCTGGCCGCCGTCGCGGTCGTGGCCGCGGTCATCGCCGTCGGCGTCCTGTTACCGGCGACCCGGCCGATGTTCATGAACCACCGCTACGCCACAATGTCCGGCGCCCTGGTCGCCTCGATGATCATCATCCCGCTGCAGACCGTGATCCCCGAGGAGCTGGCCTTCCGGGGGGTGCTGCACGGCGCGCTGAACCGGGCCTGGGGGTTTCGCGGGGTCGCGCTGGCGGGGTCGCTGCTGTTCGGTTTGTGGCACGTCGCGACGTCACTGGGGTTGACCAGCACCAATGTCGGCTTCACCCGAGCGTTCGGCGGCGGGATCATCGGCATGCTGGCAGGGGTGGGCCTGGCGGTGGCGGCCACCGGGGCGGCCGGCTTCGTGTTCAGCTGGCTGCGCCGGCGCAGTGGCAGCCTGATCGCGCCGATCGCGCTGCACTGGTCGCTGAACGGGCTCGGCGCCCTGGCCGCCGCGCTGGTATGGCATCTGTCGACCTGA
- the modA gene encoding molybdate ABC transporter substrate-binding protein — protein sequence MRPVGFTACLVSAALLAAPVGCARKSPSPRSAGSVVVFAAASLRPLFTQIGQRFKADHPGDGADFEFAGSSELATQLTQGAPADVFASADTAQMDTVATAGLLDGDPAGFASNTLVIVTAPGNPKKTASFADLAGPGRAVVICQPPVPCGSATRRIEDDTGVHLTPVSEELSVTDVLDKVTTGQADAGLVYVSDAKSAGDKVASVDFPEAASAVNTHPIAVLKHAPHPAAARRFVELVMSGPGQQALARAGFAKP from the coding sequence GTGCGTCCGGTCGGGTTCACGGCTTGTCTGGTGTCGGCGGCGCTGCTAGCCGCGCCCGTCGGGTGCGCCCGGAAATCGCCCTCGCCCCGATCCGCCGGATCGGTCGTCGTGTTCGCCGCGGCCTCGCTGAGGCCCCTCTTCACCCAGATCGGACAGCGGTTCAAGGCCGACCATCCCGGCGACGGCGCCGATTTCGAGTTCGCCGGTTCCTCCGAGCTGGCGACGCAGCTGACTCAGGGCGCCCCCGCCGACGTCTTCGCGTCGGCCGACACGGCGCAGATGGACACCGTCGCCACAGCCGGACTGCTGGATGGCGACCCGGCGGGCTTCGCCTCGAACACGCTGGTGATCGTGACCGCTCCCGGGAACCCGAAGAAGACCGCGAGCTTCGCCGACCTGGCCGGGCCGGGCCGGGCCGTGGTGATCTGCCAACCGCCGGTGCCGTGCGGGTCGGCGACCCGACGCATCGAAGACGACACCGGCGTACACCTGACGCCGGTCAGCGAGGAACTCAGCGTGACCGACGTCCTCGACAAGGTCACCACGGGTCAGGCCGACGCCGGGCTGGTGTATGTCTCCGACGCCAAGAGCGCCGGCGACAAGGTGGCGTCCGTCGACTTTCCCGAGGCGGCCAGCGCTGTCAACACCCACCCCATCGCGGTGCTGAAGCATGCGCCGCACCCCGCGGCGGCGCGGCGGTTCGTCGAACTGGTGATGTCCGGTCCCGGCCAGCAAGCGCTGGCCCGGGCGGGGTTCGCTAAGCCCTGA
- a CDS encoding NAD(P)/FAD-dependent oxidoreductase yields the protein MARVVILGAGIAGHTAALHLRRWLSRKHEVVVISPNADWNWIPSNIWVGVGRMEADKVLIPLKPIYDRKGIIFHQARATAIRPEGSGGEASPTVDFTYTDPEHNGQTGSVVYHYLINATGPQLNFAATPGLGPDGHSYSVCTADHAIEASAALHKVMAKMRAGEKQRLVIGVGHGTCTCEGAAFEYTFNVEHTLRAAGLRDMAEIVYLTNEYELGDFGVDGMQFEDKGFLQSSRMWTESLFRERGVKAITQAAVHEVMEGKLRYEQLDGKEHDLDFDFAMLLPPFKGVPLAAYDNAGNDITSKLFAPSGFLKVDADYSGKPYDEWSAEDWPHTYESPAYRNIFAPGIAFAPPHPISRPRKSPNGTVITPSPPRTGMPSGIMAKTVAETIRDRIEHPDAAAHRASMATMGAACVASAGAGLREGSAAAMTMFPVVPDPKKYPQTGRDIAGTSGELGLAGHWIKLLLHYMFIYKAKARPFWWLIPE from the coding sequence ATGGCACGAGTCGTCATCCTCGGCGCTGGCATCGCGGGACACACCGCCGCGCTGCACCTGCGCCGATGGCTATCCCGCAAGCACGAGGTCGTCGTGATTTCGCCCAACGCCGACTGGAACTGGATCCCATCGAACATCTGGGTCGGCGTCGGCCGGATGGAAGCGGACAAGGTGCTGATTCCGCTGAAACCGATCTATGACCGCAAGGGCATCATCTTCCATCAGGCGCGCGCGACCGCGATCCGTCCCGAGGGATCGGGCGGTGAGGCGTCGCCGACGGTGGACTTCACCTATACCGACCCCGAGCACAACGGCCAGACCGGCTCAGTGGTGTACCACTACCTGATCAACGCCACCGGCCCGCAGCTGAACTTCGCGGCCACGCCCGGCCTGGGCCCGGACGGGCACTCTTACTCCGTGTGCACCGCCGACCACGCGATCGAGGCGTCCGCCGCGCTGCACAAGGTGATGGCCAAGATGCGGGCCGGCGAGAAGCAGCGCCTGGTGATCGGCGTGGGACACGGCACCTGCACCTGCGAGGGGGCGGCGTTCGAGTACACCTTCAACGTCGAACACACGCTGCGCGCGGCCGGCCTGCGCGACATGGCCGAGATCGTCTACCTCACCAACGAATACGAGCTCGGCGACTTCGGCGTCGACGGCATGCAGTTCGAGGACAAGGGCTTTCTGCAGTCCAGCCGGATGTGGACCGAGTCGCTGTTCCGCGAGCGCGGCGTCAAGGCCATCACCCAGGCCGCCGTGCACGAGGTGATGGAAGGCAAGCTGCGCTATGAGCAGCTCGACGGCAAGGAGCACGACCTGGACTTCGACTTCGCGATGCTGCTGCCGCCATTCAAGGGCGTCCCCCTGGCCGCCTACGACAATGCCGGCAACGACATCACGTCCAAGCTGTTCGCACCGTCGGGATTCCTCAAGGTCGACGCCGACTACTCGGGCAAGCCGTATGACGAGTGGTCCGCCGAGGACTGGCCGCACACCTACGAGTCCCCGGCGTACCGCAACATCTTCGCCCCGGGCATCGCGTTCGCGCCGCCGCACCCGATCTCTCGGCCGCGTAAGAGCCCCAACGGTACGGTCATCACCCCGAGCCCGCCGCGCACCGGGATGCCGTCGGGGATCATGGCCAAGACGGTCGCCGAGACCATCCGGGACCGCATCGAGCACCCTGACGCCGCCGCCCACCGCGCCTCGATGGCGACTATGGGCGCGGCGTGCGTCGCCTCCGCGGGCGCCGGGCTGCGCGAGGGGTCGGCCGCCGCGATGACGATGTTCCCGGTCGTCCCGGACCCGAAGAAGTATCCGCAGACGGGCCGGGACATCGCCGGCACGTCCGGCGAGCTCGGGCTGGCCGGGCATTGGATCAAACTGTTGCTGCACTACATGTTCATCTATAAGGCCAAGGCCAGGCCGTTTTGGTGGTTGATCCCCGAGTGA
- a CDS encoding LLM class F420-dependent oxidoreductase — protein MAIRLGLQIPNFSYGTGVDQLFPTVIAQAREAESAGFDSVFVMDHFYQLPMLGSPDQPMLEAYTALGALATATERVQLGTLVTGNTYRNPTLLAKTITTLDVVSRGRAILGIGTGWFELEHDQLGFEFGTFTDRFNRLDEALQIILPMLKGERPSFSGKWYRATEALANPRYREHIPLMIGGSGEKKTIPLAARHFDHLNVIAGFDEVPRKLQVVRQRCEEIGRDPATLETSMLVTALVDDNAKPDQVPAEMSQRMVVGGAESVAEQLKTKVLDAGIDSLIINVPFYTPGVIAAAGAALRPLVGL, from the coding sequence GTGGCTATACGACTCGGTCTGCAGATTCCCAACTTCTCCTACGGCACAGGGGTGGATCAGCTCTTTCCCACCGTGATCGCCCAGGCCCGTGAGGCCGAATCGGCCGGTTTCGACTCGGTTTTCGTGATGGACCACTTCTACCAGCTGCCCATGCTGGGCTCACCCGACCAGCCGATGCTGGAGGCCTACACCGCCCTGGGGGCGCTGGCCACCGCCACCGAGCGGGTGCAGTTGGGGACCCTGGTGACCGGCAACACCTACCGCAACCCCACCTTGCTGGCCAAGACCATCACCACGCTGGACGTGGTGAGCAGGGGCCGGGCCATCTTGGGCATCGGCACCGGCTGGTTCGAACTCGAACACGACCAGCTCGGTTTCGAGTTCGGCACCTTCACCGACAGGTTCAACCGGCTCGACGAGGCGCTGCAGATCATCCTGCCGATGCTCAAGGGCGAGCGGCCGAGCTTCTCGGGCAAGTGGTATCGCGCGACGGAGGCGCTGGCCAACCCCCGCTACCGCGAGCACATCCCGTTGATGATCGGTGGAAGCGGCGAGAAGAAGACGATCCCGTTGGCGGCGCGGCACTTCGACCACCTCAACGTGATCGCCGGGTTCGACGAGGTGCCGCGCAAGCTGCAGGTGGTGCGTCAGCGGTGCGAGGAGATCGGCCGCGACCCGGCGACACTGGAAACCAGCATGCTGGTCACCGCGCTCGTCGACGACAACGCCAAGCCCGACCAGGTTCCCGCCGAGATGAGCCAGCGCATGGTGGTTGGCGGCGCCGAATCGGTCGCCGAGCAGCTCAAGACCAAGGTGCTCGACGCGGGCATCGACAGCCTCATCATCAACGTTCCGTTCTACACGCCCGGGGTGATTGCCGCCGCCGGCGCGGCGCTACGTCCGCTCGTGGGCCTGTAG
- a CDS encoding SDR family oxidoreductase, whose amino-acid sequence MAVDVLVTGGDTDLGRTVAEGFRDAGHKVTLVGARRSDLEIAAKELDVDAIVCDTTDPASLEDARGLLPRHLDTIVHVPVPSWEAGDPRTYSIADTAQAWRNALDATVLSAVLTVQAVGDHLRSGGSIVGVVTENPPAGSIDAAIKAALSSWVAGQAVVFGTRGITVNAVACGRSAQPGYDGLSRTPPPVAAEFARLALFLTTPAARHITGQTLHVSHGALTQFA is encoded by the coding sequence ATGGCAGTGGACGTGCTGGTCACCGGTGGGGACACCGACCTGGGGCGCACAGTGGCCGAGGGTTTCCGCGACGCCGGTCACAAGGTGACGCTGGTGGGCGCGCGCCGCAGTGACCTCGAGATCGCCGCCAAGGAACTCGACGTGGACGCGATCGTCTGCGACACCACCGACCCGGCCAGCCTTGAAGACGCCCGCGGGCTCCTCCCCCGCCACCTGGACACCATCGTCCACGTGCCGGTCCCGTCCTGGGAGGCCGGCGACCCGCGGACATACTCGATCGCCGACACCGCGCAGGCCTGGCGCAACGCCCTCGACGCGACAGTGCTGTCGGCCGTGCTGACCGTGCAGGCCGTCGGCGACCATCTGCGCTCCGGCGGGTCCATCGTCGGGGTGGTGACGGAGAACCCCCCGGCGGGCAGCATCGACGCCGCCATCAAGGCCGCGCTGTCGAGCTGGGTCGCCGGGCAGGCCGTGGTATTCGGCACGCGCGGGATCACCGTTAACGCCGTCGCCTGTGGGCGCAGCGCCCAGCCCGGTTACGACGGCCTGTCGCGTACGCCCCCGCCCGTGGCGGCGGAATTCGCCCGCCTGGCGCTGTTCCTCACCACTCCGGCCGCCCGCCACATCACCGGCCAGACCCTGCACGTCAGCCACGGCGCGTTGACCCAGTTCGCCTGA